The genomic segment CTCCATGCCTCTGCCGATCACGAACGGCCGGTGTGGTATGTCCATGGCACCCGCAGCGGTGGCGACCATGCGTTGCGCCGCGAAGTGGCCGGGCTGGTATCCGCCAACCCCCGCGCCGCGCAGCACATCGCCTACAGCCGCCCCAAGGACGACGACATTCGGGGCCGCCACTACCATTCCGAAGGTCGGATCACGGCGGACACCCTTTTGGGCCTGCAGGCCGGATCGCAGGCCCACTACATGCTTTGCGGTCCTGCCGCCTTTCTGGCCGATATCCGGAACGGCCTGGAGGCCAGGGGCGTCGCCCCGGAGCAGATCCATTTCGAAACGTTTGGGCCGACCGGATGACAGAGACCGCCAAACAGACCGGGGTCGAAGCGACCGTCGCGCATCTGCGTGAAACAATCGCTGACAGGGATGCGGAAATTGCGCGCCTGAAAGCGGAACTTGCCGAGGCGCAAAAGCAGATCCCCTGGGTCAGCGATGCCTGCGGCGACGATTTGTGGGACCTGTAGGCGGGTTGCGCGGCGTGGTCGGTCTTGTCCGGGGGATCAAGGGTGCCGCGCGACCGTGTGATCCGGCGGATCACCAACCGGGAAACAGCAGAAACGCCGTGCAATAGCCTGATCCGCCCGGCGACAACGACGCCGGGCGGATCGTCGTGTTCGGGCCTCAGCTCGGCGCGGCCAGAGGTGCCTGTTTGGTGCGGATCACCGGCAAGGTCGGAGCCATTTCGGCGTTGCGCGCGATCCAGATCTCCTCGTCGGTGTCCTCCAGATCCATGTCTTCCTGAATGGCCGATACCGGGCACAGCGGTGCACAAGCGCCGCAGTCGATGCAGGCCGCCGGGTCAATATAGAGCCGGTCCTCGGCCCCGTGGAAACAGGCCACGGGGCAGACCTCGACACAGTCCGTATAGCGGCAGCCGGTGCAGTTGGAATTGACGACAAATGCCATAGCGGTTTTCTCCTTCTTCAGCCGAGGCTGATTTTCTGAACCTCGACGAGGTTGTCGGAATAGGTCGGTGCCCGCCCCAGATCGGCGGAGCGCGACGCGCTGATCGCATTCACCGAAGATCCTTTGCGCGCATCATTGGCCCAGTG from the Jannaschia sp. M317 genome contains:
- a CDS encoding 4Fe-4S binding protein; this translates as MAFVVNSNCTGCRYTDCVEVCPVACFHGAEDRLYIDPAACIDCGACAPLCPVSAIQEDMDLEDTDEEIWIARNAEMAPTLPVIRTKQAPLAAPS